One segment of Nocardia farcinica DNA contains the following:
- a CDS encoding DUF4307 domain-containing protein, with the protein MSDPVPTSVTARPADRYGTRPRGPRRWLAPVLASVVLAAGLVVAYLGFQKYGPDEIQAEQLGYTVVDDSTVSLRFKLTRAHPDRAVVCFVRAMDRDTAEVGRREVLVPGSEHGTLELTTTIRTSTRAASGTVYGCSEDVPAYLRVG; encoded by the coding sequence ATGAGCGATCCGGTGCCGACCAGCGTCACCGCGCGTCCCGCCGATCGCTACGGCACCCGCCCGCGCGGCCCGCGCCGGTGGCTGGCCCCCGTCCTGGCATCGGTGGTGCTCGCCGCCGGTCTCGTCGTCGCCTACCTGGGCTTCCAGAAGTACGGCCCGGACGAGATCCAGGCCGAACAGCTCGGCTACACCGTCGTCGACGACTCCACGGTCTCGCTGCGGTTCAAGCTGACGCGCGCGCACCCGGACCGCGCGGTGGTGTGCTTCGTGCGCGCGATGGACCGCGACACCGCCGAGGTGGGCAGGCGCGAGGTGCTCGTCCCCGGCTCCGAGCACGGCACGCTGGAACTCACCACCACCATCCGCACCTCGACCCGGGCCGCGTCGGGCACGGTCTACGGCTGCAGCGAGGACGTTCCGGCCTATCTCCGGGTCGGCTGA
- the mca gene encoding mycothiol conjugate amidase Mca, producing the protein MSGLRLMAVHAHPDDESSKGAATTARYADEGHEVLVVTLTGGERGSILNPAMDTPGVLERIHEIRREEMAAAARALGVRHTWLGFVDSGLPEGDPLPPLPEGCFALVPLEEATEALVRVVREFKPHVMTTYDETGGYPHPDHIRCHEVSVAAFEAAGDPERFPDAGEPWTPLKLYYDHGFSRRRLEVFAEEYERLGQQFPLQGWLDRIKERAGDRGDIMGRVTTQIECGKYFPQRDDALRAHATQIDPNGAFFAIPLEMQQRLWPTEEFELAKTRVRTSIPETDLFAGIEDAQR; encoded by the coding sequence GTGAGTGGCCTTCGCCTCATGGCGGTGCACGCCCACCCGGACGACGAATCGAGCAAGGGTGCCGCGACGACCGCCCGATACGCCGACGAGGGCCACGAGGTCCTGGTCGTGACGTTGACCGGCGGCGAACGCGGCAGCATCCTCAACCCGGCGATGGACACCCCGGGTGTGCTCGAGCGGATCCACGAGATCCGCCGCGAAGAGATGGCCGCGGCCGCCCGCGCGCTCGGCGTGCGCCACACCTGGCTCGGCTTCGTCGACTCCGGCCTGCCCGAGGGCGACCCGTTGCCCCCGCTGCCGGAGGGCTGCTTCGCGCTGGTCCCGCTGGAGGAGGCCACCGAGGCGCTGGTGCGCGTCGTGCGCGAGTTCAAGCCGCACGTGATGACCACCTACGACGAGACCGGCGGCTACCCGCATCCGGACCACATCCGCTGCCACGAGGTGTCGGTCGCGGCGTTCGAGGCCGCGGGCGATCCGGAGCGGTTCCCGGACGCCGGTGAGCCGTGGACGCCGCTCAAGCTCTACTACGACCACGGCTTCAGCAGGCGCCGCCTCGAGGTGTTCGCCGAGGAGTACGAGCGGCTCGGGCAGCAGTTCCCGCTGCAGGGCTGGCTGGACCGGATCAAGGAACGGGCGGGTGACCGCGGCGACATCATGGGCCGGGTGACCACCCAGATCGAGTGCGGCAAGTACTTCCCGCAGCGCGACGACGCCCTGCGGGCGCACGCCACCCAGATCGATCCCAACGGCGCGTTCTTCGCCATCCCGTTGGAGATGCAGCAGCGGCTGTGGCCGACCGAGGAGTTCGAGCTGGCCAAGACCCGGGTGCGCACCTCCATCCCGGAGACCGACCTGTTCGCCGGTATCGAGGACGCGCAGCGGTGA
- a CDS encoding TIGR03086 family metal-binding protein, translating to MDTVLGRIDSALDTTAAIVAAVDDDRLTAPTPCADWDVRTVLNHLVGGMHTFAAKLSDNDSGAGTAQGWLGSDPQAAYAAAAEIDRAAWRRPDVPTATLHLPIGPAPAPAAALVHLTELVVHGLDVAVAVDRVDLVDEAMCAHLLETMLAYHGIDPYRALGAFGAELPVEDDAPAHRKLLAYTGRKW from the coding sequence ATGGACACTGTGCTCGGCCGGATCGATTCCGCTCTGGACACCACCGCCGCGATCGTCGCCGCGGTGGACGACGACCGGCTCACCGCACCGACACCGTGCGCCGACTGGGACGTGCGCACGGTGCTGAACCATCTCGTCGGCGGTATGCACACCTTCGCGGCGAAGCTGAGCGACAACGACTCCGGTGCGGGCACCGCGCAGGGCTGGCTGGGTTCGGACCCGCAGGCCGCCTATGCCGCGGCGGCGGAGATCGATCGCGCGGCCTGGCGCCGCCCCGACGTGCCGACCGCCACCCTGCACCTACCGATCGGCCCGGCGCCCGCGCCCGCGGCGGCGCTGGTGCACCTCACCGAACTCGTGGTGCACGGCCTCGACGTCGCGGTGGCGGTGGACCGGGTGGACCTCGTCGACGAGGCGATGTGCGCGCACCTGCTGGAGACGATGCTGGCCTACCACGGCATCGACCCCTACCGGGCGCTGGGCGCTTTCGGTGCGGAGCTGCCGGTCGAGGACGACGCGCCCGCGCACCGCAAGCTGCTCGCCTACACCGGCCGGAAGTGGTGA
- a CDS encoding thioredoxin domain-containing protein, which yields MNRLAAATSPYLRQHADNPVHWWEWEPAALAAAKERDVPILLSIGYASCHWCHVMAHESFADPATAALMNENFVCVKVDREERPDLDAVYMNATVAMTGQGGWPMTCFLTPDGEPFYCGTYYPKTPRGGMPSFTQLLTAVTDTWRNRRDEVDRASAQVAEALRAQSSGLPEGELRIAPELLDHAVAAVVREEDREHGGFGGAPKFPPSALLEGLLRSWERTRDPAVYGVVSRTAEAMARGGIYDQLRGGFARYSVDERWLVPHFEKMLYDNAQLLRAYAHLARRTVPDRSDLAARVARETAGFLLDDLGTEHGGFASALDADTHLEPDGPGVEGATYVWTPAELVAELGPQDGAWAAEVFGVTTAGTFEQGTSVLTRRAEPDDPERFERVRAVLRAARDRRPQPARDDKVVTAWNGMAITALAEGGAALGEPAWIEAAAACARFLLAEHVRDGRVRRASLGGTAGTSPGVLEDYAWLVTGLLALYQATGQADWLEPAQVLLDSAIAHFADPEAPGNWFDTADDAETLVARPRDPIDGATPAGASALAEALLTAAALADPERAVRYREAAEQTLTRGALVLARAPRSAGQWLAVAEAAVRGPIQVAVAVPAERSSAAEALLGTARRAAPGGSVILAGESGSAPLLADRAPVSGAAAAYVCRGSVCDLPVTDEKALREALARV from the coding sequence ATGAATCGATTGGCCGCCGCGACGTCGCCGTATCTGCGCCAGCACGCGGACAACCCGGTGCACTGGTGGGAGTGGGAGCCCGCCGCACTGGCCGCCGCCAAGGAACGCGACGTGCCGATCCTGCTGTCGATCGGCTACGCCTCCTGCCACTGGTGCCATGTGATGGCGCACGAGTCGTTCGCCGACCCCGCGACCGCCGCGCTGATGAACGAGAACTTCGTGTGCGTGAAGGTCGACCGGGAGGAACGGCCCGATCTCGACGCGGTGTACATGAACGCCACGGTCGCCATGACCGGGCAGGGCGGCTGGCCGATGACCTGCTTCCTCACCCCCGACGGCGAGCCGTTCTACTGCGGCACCTACTACCCGAAGACCCCGCGCGGCGGCATGCCGTCGTTCACCCAGCTGCTCACCGCCGTCACCGACACCTGGCGTAACCGGCGCGACGAGGTGGACCGCGCCTCCGCCCAGGTGGCCGAGGCGCTGCGGGCGCAGAGTTCCGGCCTGCCGGAGGGGGAGCTGCGGATCGCCCCGGAGCTGCTCGATCACGCGGTGGCGGCGGTGGTGCGAGAGGAGGACCGCGAGCACGGCGGGTTCGGCGGCGCGCCGAAGTTCCCGCCGTCGGCGCTGCTCGAGGGCCTGCTGCGCAGCTGGGAACGCACCCGCGACCCGGCCGTGTACGGCGTGGTGAGCCGCACGGCCGAGGCGATGGCCCGCGGCGGCATCTACGACCAGCTGCGCGGCGGCTTCGCCCGGTACTCGGTGGACGAGCGCTGGCTGGTGCCGCACTTCGAGAAGATGCTCTACGACAACGCGCAGCTGCTGCGCGCCTACGCCCACCTGGCCCGCCGCACGGTGCCGGACCGGTCCGATCTGGCGGCGCGGGTCGCCCGGGAGACGGCGGGCTTCCTGCTCGACGATCTGGGCACCGAGCACGGCGGCTTCGCCTCCGCGTTGGACGCCGACACCCACCTGGAGCCGGACGGTCCCGGCGTCGAGGGCGCCACCTACGTGTGGACCCCCGCCGAACTCGTCGCCGAACTCGGCCCGCAGGACGGCGCGTGGGCCGCCGAGGTCTTCGGGGTGACGACGGCGGGCACTTTCGAGCAGGGCACCTCGGTGCTGACCCGGCGGGCCGAGCCCGACGATCCGGAGCGGTTCGAGCGCGTCCGCGCGGTACTGCGGGCCGCCCGCGACCGGCGCCCGCAACCCGCCCGCGACGACAAGGTGGTCACCGCCTGGAACGGGATGGCGATCACCGCGCTGGCCGAAGGGGGCGCGGCGCTGGGCGAGCCCGCCTGGATCGAGGCGGCCGCCGCCTGTGCCCGCTTCCTGCTGGCCGAGCACGTCCGTGACGGGCGGGTGCGGCGCGCCTCGCTCGGCGGCACCGCGGGCACCTCACCCGGTGTGCTGGAGGACTACGCGTGGCTGGTCACCGGCCTGCTGGCGCTGTATCAGGCCACCGGCCAGGCGGATTGGCTCGAACCGGCCCAGGTGTTGCTCGACAGCGCCATCGCCCATTTCGCCGACCCGGAGGCGCCGGGCAACTGGTTCGACACCGCCGACGACGCCGAGACGCTGGTGGCCCGCCCGCGCGATCCGATCGACGGCGCCACCCCGGCGGGTGCCTCCGCGCTGGCCGAGGCGTTGCTCACCGCCGCCGCGCTGGCCGACCCGGAGCGCGCCGTGCGTTACCGGGAGGCGGCCGAACAGACCCTCACCCGCGGTGCGCTGGTGCTGGCCAGGGCCCCGCGCTCGGCCGGGCAGTGGCTGGCGGTGGCCGAGGCCGCGGTGCGCGGGCCGATCCAGGTGGCGGTCGCGGTGCCCGCCGAGCGGTCGTCGGCCGCCGAGGCCCTGCTCGGCACCGCACGGCGGGCCGCGCCGGGCGGATCGGTGATCCTCGCCGGCGAGAGCGGTTCGGCGCCGCTGCTGGCCGATCGCGCGCCGGTCTCGGGAGCGGCAGCCGCCTACGTCTGCCGGGGCTCGGTCTGCGATCTGCCGGTGACCGACGAGAAGGCGCTGCGGGAGGCTCTCGCCCGCGTCTGA
- a CDS encoding adenylate/guanylate cyclase domain-containing protein yields MIAKLVVWALKARWGLAAVVITANMTGLAVIVTQLWLSGFLGRLGPDWRHTLTMVAVYPIIGLLIGVGLAVRDRNVYFRWLNEARKPTPEEARKVLRLPIAITARALALWIPGVIIATSMFSQFTPHNNTAVTAALFTLGAFESAAVTFLIVDRLIRPTIPVVARVLGATMHWSSSVLVRVVVTWAVSGAMPLVMLIVVLADPAAGAPDRIRTAIYLSGVGIAVGALATTFLARSVATPMRTLRLALDRISKGETDVRVPVGSASEVGRLEHSVNELAANLRERDRMRDVFGRHVGAEVAERALAGGLDLTGDVRVVSALFVDVTGSVALSTELAPQEFVAKLNRLLSIVVAATEDNNGLVNKFEGDAALCIFGAPIALRDNATPALRAARRIRDEVTAIGELDIGIGVARGQVFAGDVGTDTRLEYTVIGDAVNEAARLTAEAKRVPRRILVSRALIEAAAPHERVKWTAYRHILLRGMPVPTATWTDIETPARPSPCEDRWKTTGDGAESGTGHGSRRLPMSGMTEIRAATPQHEQPDGPP; encoded by the coding sequence GTGATCGCCAAGCTCGTCGTCTGGGCGCTCAAGGCCCGGTGGGGGCTGGCCGCAGTGGTCATCACCGCGAACATGACCGGCCTCGCGGTCATCGTCACGCAGCTGTGGCTCAGCGGCTTCCTCGGCAGGCTCGGCCCCGACTGGCGGCACACCCTGACGATGGTCGCCGTCTACCCGATCATCGGTCTGCTCATCGGCGTCGGCCTGGCCGTCCGCGACCGCAACGTCTACTTCCGCTGGCTCAACGAGGCGCGCAAACCCACCCCGGAGGAGGCTCGCAAGGTCCTGCGGCTGCCGATCGCGATCACGGCCAGGGCACTGGCGCTGTGGATCCCCGGCGTGATCATCGCGACCTCGATGTTCTCCCAGTTCACCCCGCACAACAACACGGCGGTGACGGCGGCGCTGTTCACCCTGGGCGCCTTCGAATCCGCCGCCGTGACCTTCCTCATCGTGGACCGGCTGATCCGCCCGACCATCCCGGTGGTGGCGCGGGTGCTCGGCGCGACCATGCACTGGAGTTCCTCGGTGCTGGTGCGGGTGGTGGTCACCTGGGCGGTCTCCGGGGCCATGCCGCTGGTCATGCTGATCGTGGTGCTGGCCGACCCGGCCGCCGGCGCGCCCGACCGCATCCGCACCGCGATCTACCTCTCCGGTGTCGGCATCGCCGTGGGCGCGCTGGCCACCACCTTCCTGGCGCGCTCGGTCGCCACGCCGATGCGGACGCTGCGGCTCGCGCTCGACCGCATCAGCAAGGGCGAGACCGACGTGCGGGTGCCGGTCGGCAGTGCCAGCGAGGTGGGCCGGTTGGAGCACTCGGTGAACGAGCTGGCCGCCAACCTGCGCGAGCGCGACCGGATGCGCGACGTCTTCGGAAGGCATGTCGGCGCCGAGGTGGCCGAACGCGCGCTGGCGGGCGGGCTGGACCTCACCGGGGACGTGCGGGTGGTCTCCGCGCTGTTCGTGGATGTGACCGGGTCGGTGGCGCTGTCGACGGAGCTGGCGCCGCAGGAGTTCGTCGCCAAGCTCAACCGGCTGCTCTCGATCGTGGTGGCCGCGACCGAGGACAACAACGGCCTGGTCAACAAGTTCGAGGGCGACGCGGCGCTGTGCATCTTCGGCGCGCCGATCGCGCTGCGCGACAACGCCACTCCCGCGCTGCGGGCGGCCCGGCGGATCCGGGACGAGGTGACCGCGATCGGCGAACTCGACATCGGTATCGGCGTGGCCCGCGGGCAGGTGTTCGCCGGTGACGTGGGCACCGACACCCGGCTCGAGTACACCGTGATCGGAGACGCGGTGAACGAGGCGGCGCGCCTGACCGCCGAGGCCAAGCGGGTGCCACGGCGAATCCTGGTCAGCCGCGCGCTGATCGAGGCCGCCGCCCCGCACGAACGGGTGAAGTGGACCGCCTACCGGCACATCCTGCTGCGCGGCATGCCGGTGCCCACCGCGACCTGGACCGACATCGAGACGCCCGCCCGGCCGTCGCCTTGCGAGGACCGGTGGAAGACCACGGGCGACGGCGCGGAGTCGGGTACCGGCCACGGCTCACGGCGCCTGCCGATGAGCGGGATGACCGAGATCCGCGCCGCCACCCCGCAGCACGAGCAGCCCGACGGGCCGCCCTGA
- the trhA gene encoding PAQR family membrane homeostasis protein TrhA — MRGWIHTWALAVAAVAVAVLVATAATVSATAGWSTLIYGVTVCGLFGISAVYHRVTWRTPRTRIRMKRADHSMIFLFIAGSYTPFALLGLPGRTGQVLLAVVWAGALAGVALKLLWPTAPRWVGVPLYLLLGWAIVPVAGQLHGAVGWVPLLLLLAGGLMYSGGAILYATKWPNPWPEVFGHHEFFHAATVLAALCHYVAIWLVVLG, encoded by the coding sequence ATGCGCGGGTGGATCCACACCTGGGCACTCGCCGTCGCCGCGGTCGCTGTGGCAGTGCTGGTGGCCACCGCGGCCACCGTCTCCGCCACCGCCGGGTGGTCCACGCTGATCTACGGCGTGACCGTGTGCGGACTGTTCGGCATCAGCGCGGTCTACCACCGCGTCACCTGGCGCACCCCGCGCACCCGGATCCGCATGAAACGCGCCGATCATTCGATGATCTTCCTGTTCATCGCCGGAAGTTACACCCCGTTCGCGCTGCTCGGCCTGCCCGGGCGCACCGGTCAGGTGCTGCTCGCGGTGGTGTGGGCGGGCGCGCTGGCCGGGGTGGCGCTCAAGCTGCTGTGGCCGACCGCGCCGCGCTGGGTGGGGGTGCCGCTGTACCTGCTGCTCGGCTGGGCCATCGTGCCCGTCGCCGGGCAGCTGCACGGCGCCGTCGGCTGGGTGCCGCTGCTCCTGCTGCTCGCCGGCGGCCTGATGTACAGCGGTGGCGCGATCCTCTACGCCACCAAGTGGCCGAACCCGTGGCCGGAGGTGTTCGGCCACCACGAGTTCTTCCACGCCGCGACAGTGCTGGCCGCGCTGTGCCACTACGTGGCGATCTGGCTCGTCGTCCTGGGCTAG
- a CDS encoding isoprenyl transferase has translation MVAVEFRNRVRGLPYRIYEARLVKQLAGRQHPRHVAVMCDGNRRWARENGFTDVSHGHRVGALKIAELVEWCSQAGIEMVTVYLLSTENLQRDPEELETLFEVITDVVEELSAPERDWSVRIVGSLDGFPELIAKRMRTAAEQTEGRRGVHVNVAVGYGGRQEIADAVRSLVRQEIAAGETGEDLVQSITVNAIGQHLYTSGQPDPDLVIRTSGEQRLSGFLLWQSAYSEIWFTEVYWPEFRRVDFLRALRDYAARHRRFGV, from the coding sequence TTGGTCGCCGTGGAGTTTCGGAACCGGGTGCGTGGCCTGCCGTACCGCATCTACGAGGCCCGGCTGGTCAAGCAGCTGGCCGGCAGACAACATCCCCGCCATGTGGCGGTGATGTGCGACGGTAACCGACGCTGGGCCCGGGAGAACGGTTTCACCGACGTCAGCCACGGGCACCGGGTGGGTGCGCTGAAGATCGCCGAACTGGTCGAATGGTGCTCGCAGGCGGGCATCGAGATGGTCACCGTCTACCTGCTCTCGACGGAGAACCTGCAGCGCGACCCGGAGGAGCTCGAGACCCTCTTCGAGGTCATCACCGACGTGGTCGAGGAACTGTCCGCGCCCGAGCGCGACTGGAGCGTGCGCATCGTCGGCTCGCTCGACGGCTTCCCCGAACTGATCGCCAAACGCATGCGCACCGCCGCCGAGCAGACCGAGGGCAGGCGCGGCGTGCACGTCAACGTGGCGGTCGGCTACGGCGGGCGCCAGGAGATCGCCGACGCGGTGCGCTCGCTGGTGCGCCAGGAGATCGCGGCCGGGGAGACCGGCGAGGACCTGGTGCAGTCGATCACCGTCAACGCCATCGGCCAGCACCTGTACACCTCCGGCCAGCCCGACCCGGACCTGGTCATCCGCACCTCCGGCGAGCAGCGGCTCTCGGGTTTCCTGCTGTGGCAGAGCGCCTACTCCGAGATCTGGTTCACCGAGGTGTACTGGCCGGAGTTCCGGCGCGTGGACTTCCTGCGCGCCCTGCGCGACTACGCGGCACGGCACCGGCGATTCGGCGTGTGA
- the coaA gene encoding type I pantothenate kinase, giving the protein MARMSEPSPYVEFDRKQWRTLRKSTPLVLTEEELIGLRGLGEQIDLEEVAEVYLPLARLIHLQVAARQRLFAATATFLGEKHPDRQVPFVIGVAGSVAVGKSTTARVLQALLARWEHHPRVDLVTTDGFLYPTAELTRRGIMHRKGFPESYDRRKLLRFVTEVKSGAEEVCAPVYSHISYDIVPGKLHCVRQPDILIVEGLNVLQTGPRLMVSDLFDFSIYVDARIEDIEKWYVQRFLALRKTAFADPDAHFHHYASLTDEQATLAAQEIWNSTNRPNLVENILPTRPRATLVLRKDADHSINRLRLRKL; this is encoded by the coding sequence GTGGCACGAATGAGCGAGCCGAGCCCCTATGTGGAATTCGATCGCAAGCAGTGGCGAACACTGCGCAAATCGACTCCCCTGGTGCTCACCGAGGAAGAGCTGATCGGCCTGCGCGGTCTCGGCGAACAGATCGACCTCGAGGAGGTCGCCGAGGTCTACCTCCCTCTCGCTCGACTGATCCACCTCCAGGTCGCCGCGCGGCAGCGCCTGTTCGCGGCCACCGCCACCTTCCTCGGGGAGAAACACCCGGATCGGCAGGTGCCCTTCGTGATCGGCGTGGCGGGCAGTGTGGCGGTCGGCAAATCGACCACCGCGCGCGTGCTGCAAGCCCTGCTCGCGCGCTGGGAGCACCATCCGCGTGTGGATTTGGTCACAACGGATGGATTCCTCTATCCCACCGCCGAACTCACCCGCCGCGGCATCATGCACCGCAAAGGATTCCCGGAGAGCTACGACCGCCGCAAACTGCTGCGGTTCGTCACCGAGGTGAAATCCGGCGCCGAGGAGGTGTGCGCACCGGTCTATTCGCACATCTCCTACGACATCGTGCCGGGCAAGCTGCACTGTGTCCGCCAGCCCGACATTCTCATCGTCGAGGGACTCAATGTGCTGCAGACCGGTCCGCGGTTGATGGTCTCGGATCTGTTCGACTTCTCCATCTATGTCGACGCGCGTATCGAAGACATCGAGAAGTGGTATGTGCAACGCTTTCTCGCGCTGCGCAAGACCGCGTTCGCCGATCCCGACGCGCACTTCCACCACTATGCGAGCCTGACCGACGAGCAGGCCACGCTCGCCGCGCAGGAGATCTGGAACTCGACCAACCGGCCGAATCTGGTGGAGAACATCCTGCCGACCCGCCCGCGCGCGACGCTGGTGCTGCGCAAGGACGCCGACCACAGCATCAACCGGTTGCGCCTGCGCAAGCTCTGA
- a CDS encoding PaaI family thioesterase translates to MTSSVDLAGLSGLDLLRTAMTMPDRPPFIGDLLGMEVDEIEHGRVVFAVRTRQDFANPLGTTHGGICATLLDSVMGCAVHTTLEAGVGYTTLELKINYIRAAPTDGRRLTATGTTIHVGRTTATAEGRVVDEDCRLVAHGTTTCVIFR, encoded by the coding sequence ATGACTTCCTCCGTCGATCTCGCCGGCCTGTCCGGCCTTGACCTGCTGCGCACGGCCATGACCATGCCGGACCGCCCGCCGTTCATCGGCGACCTGCTCGGCATGGAGGTCGACGAGATCGAACACGGCCGCGTGGTCTTCGCGGTGCGGACCCGCCAGGACTTCGCCAACCCGCTCGGCACCACCCACGGCGGGATCTGCGCCACCCTGCTGGACTCGGTGATGGGCTGCGCGGTGCACACCACCCTCGAGGCCGGGGTGGGCTACACGACTCTCGAACTCAAGATCAACTACATCCGGGCGGCCCCGACCGACGGTCGCCGGCTCACCGCCACCGGCACCACCATCCACGTGGGCCGCACCACCGCCACCGCCGAAGGACGGGTCGTCGACGAGGACTGCAGGCTGGTCGCGCACGGCACCACGACCTGCGTCATCTTCCGCTGA
- a CDS encoding TetR/AcrR family transcriptional regulator: MTVGPRDRLIEGTIALVREQGVQGAGLAALLERTGTSRNSLYQHFPAGKSELVEVSTRVAAGRLSAYLERVTATGTPADWVTALVAWGKRLLESSEFTAGCPVVGAALAESEPGVQAAAADAFADWTRKLAAALAGTGIPADRARSLAGFAFSSVEGAIVLARASKSIRPLDEVAENLRVLLAAETAGPGR; encoded by the coding sequence ATGACCGTGGGACCGCGCGACCGACTGATCGAAGGCACCATCGCCCTGGTACGCGAGCAGGGCGTGCAGGGCGCCGGACTCGCCGCCCTGCTCGAACGCACCGGCACCTCGCGCAACTCCCTCTACCAGCACTTCCCGGCGGGCAAGAGCGAACTGGTCGAGGTGTCCACCCGGGTCGCCGCCGGGCGCCTGTCCGCCTACCTGGAGCGGGTGACGGCGACCGGGACGCCCGCCGACTGGGTGACCGCACTGGTGGCCTGGGGCAAGCGGCTGCTGGAGTCCAGCGAGTTCACCGCGGGCTGCCCGGTGGTCGGCGCGGCACTGGCCGAATCCGAGCCCGGCGTGCAGGCCGCCGCCGCCGACGCCTTCGCCGACTGGACCCGCAAGCTCGCCGCCGCGCTGGCCGGCACCGGCATCCCCGCGGACCGGGCGCGGTCGCTGGCGGGGTTCGCCTTCAGCTCGGTCGAGGGCGCGATCGTGCTGGCCAGGGCGAGCAAGTCGATCCGCCCGCTCGACGAGGTGGCGGAGAATCTGCGCGTGCTGCTGGCCGCGGAGACGGCGGGGCCGGGCCGGTAA
- the glyA gene encoding serine hydroxymethyltransferase, whose protein sequence is MTQTTASVNTQSLGELDPELAAAMAGELARERDTLEMIASENFVPRAVLQAQGSVLTNKYAEGYPGRRYYGGCENVDVVENLARERAKELFGAEFANVQPHSGAQANAAVLMSLMDPGDRLLGLDLAHGGHLTHGMRLNFSGKLYEVHSYGVSKEDHRVDMDEVRTIALGAKPKVIVAGWSAYPRHQDFAAFRAIADEVGAYLWVDMAHFAGLVAAGLHPSPVPYADVVSSTVHKTLGGPRSGLILAKQEFAKKINSAVFPGQQGGPLMHAIAAKAVAFKIAGTEEFRDRQQRTLSGAKILAERLTGADVADKGISVLTGGTDVHLVLVDLRNSQLDGQQGEDLLHEIGITVNRNAVPFDPRPPMVTSGLRIGTAALATRGFGDAEFTEVADIIATALAGGSDAETLRGRVRALAQRVPLYQGLEDWHLLG, encoded by the coding sequence GTGACGCAGACGACCGCCTCTGTCAATACCCAGTCTCTCGGTGAGCTCGATCCCGAGCTCGCGGCCGCGATGGCAGGCGAACTCGCCCGCGAGCGCGACACTCTCGAGATGATCGCCTCGGAGAACTTCGTGCCGCGCGCGGTGCTGCAGGCCCAGGGCAGCGTGCTGACCAACAAGTACGCCGAGGGTTACCCGGGGCGTCGCTACTACGGCGGTTGCGAGAACGTCGACGTCGTCGAGAACCTGGCCCGCGAGCGCGCCAAGGAACTGTTCGGCGCCGAATTCGCCAACGTACAGCCGCATTCCGGCGCGCAGGCCAACGCGGCGGTGCTGATGTCGCTGATGGATCCCGGCGACCGGCTGCTCGGCCTCGACCTCGCGCACGGCGGCCACCTCACCCACGGCATGCGGCTGAACTTCTCCGGCAAGCTCTACGAGGTGCACTCCTACGGGGTGAGCAAGGAAGACCACCGCGTCGACATGGACGAGGTGCGCACGATCGCGCTCGGCGCCAAGCCGAAGGTGATCGTCGCGGGCTGGTCGGCCTACCCCCGTCACCAGGACTTCGCCGCCTTCCGCGCGATCGCCGACGAGGTGGGTGCCTACCTGTGGGTGGACATGGCGCACTTCGCCGGTCTCGTCGCCGCGGGCCTGCACCCCTCGCCGGTGCCCTACGCCGATGTCGTCTCCTCCACCGTGCACAAGACCCTCGGCGGTCCCCGCTCCGGCCTGATCCTGGCCAAGCAGGAGTTCGCCAAGAAGATCAACAGCGCGGTCTTCCCCGGCCAGCAGGGCGGTCCGCTCATGCACGCGATCGCGGCCAAGGCGGTGGCCTTCAAGATCGCGGGCACCGAGGAGTTCCGCGACCGCCAGCAGCGCACCCTGTCGGGCGCGAAGATCCTGGCCGAGCGACTCACCGGCGCCGACGTCGCCGACAAGGGCATCAGCGTGCTCACCGGCGGCACCGACGTGCACCTGGTGCTGGTCGATCTGCGCAACTCCCAGCTCGACGGTCAGCAGGGCGAGGACCTGCTGCACGAGATCGGCATCACCGTCAACCGCAACGCCGTGCCGTTCGACCCCCGGCCGCCGATGGTCACCTCCGGTCTGCGGATCGGCACCGCCGCCCTGGCCACCCGCGGCTTCGGCGACGCCGAGTTCACCGAGGTCGCCGACATCATCGCCACCGCGCTGGCGGGCGGCTCCGATGCGGAGACGCTGCGCGGTCGGGTGCGCGCGCTGGCCCAGCGCGTGCCGCTCTACCAGGGCCTGGAGGATTGGCACCTGCTCGGCTGA